In Kryptolebias marmoratus isolate JLee-2015 linkage group LG4, ASM164957v2, whole genome shotgun sequence, the following proteins share a genomic window:
- the LOC108235632 gene encoding sodium-dependent neutral amino acid transporter SLC6A17 has product MPKNSKVTQREPSHEQVTESVADLLAHEEPPDYKSSSLNVGPAAGKRAPQIEAPENDGRPAWNSKLQYILAQVGFSVGLGNVWRFPYLCQKNGGGAYLVPYFILLLIIGIPLFFLELAVGQKIRRGSIGVWNYVCPRLGGIGMSSLMVCGFVGLYYNVIIGWSIFYFFQSFQYPLPWSECPIRKNGTTAIVEPECDKSSATTYFWYRQTLNTTSTIAESGGLNVKMTLSLLVAWIIVCLAVIKGIASSGKVMYFSSLFPYVVLFCFMVRGLMLKGSMDGIAHMFTPKLEKMLEPQVWREAATQVFFALGLGFGGVIAFSSYNKMDNNCHFDAMLVSFINFFTSILATLVVFAVLGFKANIMNEKCVAENGEKILGYINSNVLSHDLIPPHVNLSHLTMSDYAEVYSVIKTVKEDGFAQLGLEPCLLEDELNKAVQGTGLAFIAFTEAMTHFPASPFWSVMFFFMLINLGLGSMIGTMTGITTPVLDAYKVQKELFTVCCCIVAFLCGLLFVQRSGNYFVTMFDDYSAGLPLTVVVILENLSVAWIYGTKRFMQDLEDMLGFRPSIIYFYLWKYVSPICLIVLISATVIEMTISPPGYNAWVQELAQERFQSYPPWALVMCFALIVLAMLPLPVVFVARHFNLMTDGSNKLSVSYRKSMMKDISSLEEQDEARFILGGAKLGDAPPSGPGRRPYVTPRGNTSLDPNSLSPNVCYGTSYQNAAISPTTPTTPVTPESDS; this is encoded by the exons ATGCCGAAGAACAGCAAGGTGACGCAGCGCGAGCCGAGCCACGAGCAGGTCACAGAGTCCGTGGCCGACCTGCTCGCGCACGAGGAGCCGCCCGACTACAAGAGCAGCTCCCTGAACGTGGGGCCCGCCGCGGGCAAGAGAGCCCCGCAGATCGAGGCGCCGGAGAACGATGGCCGGCCCGCCTGGAACAGCAAGCTGCAGTACATCCTGGCCCAGGTGGGCTTCTCCGTGGGCCTCGGGAATGTGTGGCGCTTCCCTTACCTGTGCCAGAAGAACGGTGGAG GAGCTTATTTGGTTCCCtacttcatcctcctcctcatcatcggCATCCCGCTCTTCTTCTTGGAGCTGGCGGTGGGTCAGAAGATCCGGCGTGGGAGCATCGGGGTGTGGAACTACGTCTGCCCCCGCCTCGGTGGGATAGGGATGTCCAGCCTGATG GTGTGCGGTTTCGTGGGCCTCTACTACAACGTCATCATCGGTTGGAGCATCTTCTACTTTTTCCAGTCCTTCCAGTATCCTCTGCCATGGAGCGAGTGTCCGATCAGAAAGAACGGGACAACCGCAA TTGTGGAGCCGGAGTGCGACAAGAGCTCGGCCACCACCTACTTCTGGTACCGGCAGACGCTGAACACGACCAGCACCATCGCAGAGAGTGGCGGCCTCAACGTCAAAATGACCCTGTCGCTGCTGGTGGCCTGGATCATCGTCTGCCTCGCCGTCATCAAAGGAATCGCCTCCTCCGGGAAG GTGATGTACTTCAGCTCTCTTTTCCCGTACGTGGTGCTCTTCTGCTTCATGGTCAGAGGTTTGATGCTGAAGGGGTCGATGGATGGGATCGCTCACATGTTCACTCCGAAG TTGGAGAAGATGTTGGAGCCCCAGGTTTGGAGGGAGGCAGCCACCCAGGTCTTCTTCGCCCTGGGTCTGGGCTTTGGAGGGGTCATCGCCTTCTCCAGTTACAATAAGATGGACAACAACTGTCACTTCGACGCCATGCTCGTCTCCTTCATCAATTTCTTCACTTCGATCTTGGCGACGCTGGTGGTGTTCGCCGTCCTGGGCTTCAAGGCTAACATCATGAACGAAAAATGTGTCGCGGA AAATGGAGAAAAGATCCTGGGATACATCAACTCCAACGTCCTGAGTCACGACCTCATTCCTCCACACGTAAACCTTTCCCACCTCACCATGTCGGACTACGCTGAGGTGTACAGCGTCATCAAGACCGTAAAGGAAGACGGCTTCGCCCAGTTGGGTCTGGAGCCTTGCCTCTTGGAGGACGAACTCAACAAG GCTGTCCAGGGCACCGGCCTGGCCTTCATCGCCTTCACGGAGGCCATGACCCATTTCCCAGCATCCCCTTTCTGGTCAGTAATGTTCTTCTTCATGCTTATCAACCTTGGCTTGGGCAGCATGATTGGCACTATGACTGGCATCACCACACCTGTCCTTGACGCCTACAAAGTCCAGAAGGAGCTTTTCACAG TGTGCTGCTGCATCGTGGCTTTCCTCTGCGGCCTGCTGTTCGTGCAGCGGTCAGGAAATTATTTTGTCACCATGTTCGACGATTACTCCGCTGGGCTGCCCCTCACCGTGGTGGTCATCCTGGAAAATCTGTCCGTCGCTTGGATTTACGGCACTAAGAG GTTCATGCAGGACCTGGAGGACATGTTGGGCTTTCGACCGTCAATTATTTACTTCTACCTCTGGAAGTATGTCTCCCCTATCTGCCTCATCGTCCTCATCTCAGCCACTGTCATAGAGATGACCATCAGCCCACCAGGATATAACGCCTGGGTTCAAGAGctg GCTCAGGAGCGCTTCCAGAGCTACCCTCCCTGGGCTCTGGTCATGTGCTTTGCTCTGATCGTTCTGGCCATGCTTCCTCTCCCCGTCGTCTTCGTCGCCCGCCACTTCAACTTGATGACGGACGGCTCCAACAAGCTGTCCGTCTCGTACCGCAAATCCATGATGAAGGACATCTCCAGCCTCGAGGAGCAGGACGAGGCCAGATTCATCCTGGGCGGCGCCAAGCTCGGTGACGCCCCGCCGTCGGGCCCAGGACGCAGGCCCTACGTGACGCCGAGGGGGAACACATCCTTGGATCCGAATTCTCTGTCTCCCAATGTCTGCTACGGCACAAGCTACCAGAACGCGGCGATAAGCCCCACCACGCCGACGACACCCGTTACACCTGAGTCGGA
- the LOC108235653 gene encoding RNA-binding protein 15 (The sequence of the model RefSeq protein was modified relative to this genomic sequence to represent the inferred CDS: added 72 bases not found in genome assembly) produces MKGKERSPVKKRSRAPDDGRDRGGGGSYPGGKKLSAGSNGSALSGVSSRRSLHGDKRDSDGHNSSCRTGGGYDYGVASANKSHVGADVAADSSRSGSRGDPRPPPNPGSEYKTLKISELGSELSDEEVEDGLFHEFKKFGEVSVKICRENDARVAFVNFRRPDDARAAKHARGKLVLYDRPLKIETVYLSRRRSRSPPSKDGFPPGHRSLHPQRALSPCGLGYRDYRLQQLALGRLPPPPPPPPPPPPHLRELDRDRDFSLYETRTRGPFAPECAVFRDEEPLGPEDDQRANRTLFLGNLDASLVEGDLRRAFERFGVITEVDIKRTARGHSNTFGFIKFENLDMAHRAKLAMSGKVVGHSPIKIGYGKPTPTTRLWVGGLGPWVPLAALAKEFDRFGTIRTIDYRKGDSWAYIQYESMDAAQAACSHMRGFPLGGPDRRLRVDFADTDHRYQQQQFLQLPLPLPHYDLVPESFSHHLRERSPALPARFRDRAPYALSDWPGPGVHDRSRGAGFDPVDRLERRPRRTWSLERELQARDAGHKRRHLDDGWRPERSPEPTGHGPPRRGGSTERSPGGSGREDPERPARSDRTSPARERQSNHDTDKRRRAASPSDPRKRKASDPSRSPMKKEDPAPGLSPPAGQRLSRAWQGVLLLKNSSFPTSLHLLQGDMGVATGLLVDGSTGGDMSQLKISQRLRLDQPKLDDLTRRIRTASSGGFSVLLAVPGRLEEAGSPTERPLKNLVSYLKQKEAAGIVSLPVGGGRDKEHGGVLHAFPPCEFSRQFVDDSAKAFAKNEEDYLVMVILKGAS; encoded by the exons atgaaaggaaaggagCGATCTCCGGTGAAGAAACGATCCCGGGCGCCCGACGACGGCAGggaccgaggaggaggaggaagctaCCCGGGCGGCAAGAAGCTCTCTGCCGGCAGCAACGGCTCGGCTCTGAGCGGCGTCTCGTCCCGGAGGAGCCTCCACGGAGACAAGAGGGACTCAGACGGACACAACTCGTCCTGCCGGACCGGCGGCGGCTACGACTACGGGGTCGCTTCGGCGAACAAGTCGCACGTCGGCGCTGACGTCGCCGCGGACTCGTCCAGGTCGGGCTCGCGCGGCGACCCGCGGCCTCCGCCGAACCCCGGAAGTGAGTACAAGACCCTGAAGATCAGCGAGCTGGGCTCCGAGCTGAGCGACGAGGAGGTGGAGGACGGCCTCTTCCACGAGTTCAAGAAGTTCGGCGAGGTGAGCGTGAAGATCTGCCGCGAGAACGACGCGCGCGTGGCCTTCGTCAACTTCAGGAGGCCCGACGACGCGCGGGCGGCGAAGCACGCGCGCGGCAAGCTGGTGCTGTACGACCGGCCGCTGAAGATCGAGACGGTGTACCTGAGCAGGCGGAGGAGCCGCTCCCCGCCCAGCAAGGACGGCTTCCCGCCCGGGCACCGGAGCCTCCACCCGCAGAGAGCCCTGTCCCCCTGCGGCCTGGGTTACAGAGACTACCGGCTCCAGCAGCTGGCCCTGGGccgcctccctcctcctcctcctccgcctccacctccacctcctcaccTCAGGGAGctggacagggacagggacttCTCGCTGTACGAGACCAGGACCAGGGGCCCGTTCGCCCCGGAGTGCGCCGTGTTCCGCGACGAGGAGCCGCTCGGCCCCGAGGACGACCAGCGGGCGAACAGGACGCTGTTCCTAGGCAACCTGGACGCCAGCCTGGTGGAGGGCGACCTGAGGAGGGCGTTCGAGAGGTTCGGCGTGATCACCGAGGTGGACATCAAGCGCACGGCCAGGGGACACAGCAACACCTTCGGCTTCATCAAGTTCGAGAACTTGGACATGGCGCACCGGGCCAAGCTCGCCATGTCCGGCAAGGTGGTGGGCCACAGCCCGATCAAAATCGGCTACGGGAAGCCCACGCCCACCACCAGGCTGTGGGTGGGTGGACTCGGACCATGGGTACCCCTGGCCGCCCTGGCAAAGGAGTTCGACCGCTTCGGCACCATCAGGACTATAGACTACAGGAAGGGGGACTCGTGGGCTTACATCCAGTACGAAAGCATGGACGCGGCTCAGGCTGCGTGCTCCCACATGAGGGGCTTCCCCCTCGGCGGGCCGGACAGGAGGCTCCGGGTGGACTTTGCGGACACGGACCACCGgtaccagcagcagcagttcctGCAGCTTCCCCTGCCCCTGCCGCACTACGACCTGGTCCCGGAGTCCTTCTCCCACCACCTGCGGGAGCGCTCCCCCGCGCTGCCCGCTCGCTTCAGGGACCGAGCCCCGTACGCCTTGTCCGACTGGCCCGGCCCGGGCGTGCACGACAGGTCGCGGGGGGCGGGTTTCGACCCGGTGGACCGCCTGGAGCGGCGCCCCAGGAGGACCTGGTCCCTGGAGCGGGAGCTGCAGGCCCGGGATGCGGGCCACAAGCGGAGGCATTTGGACGACGGCTGG GGGGGGAGCGGCAGGGAGGACCCGGAGCGCCCGGCCCGCTCCGACAGGACCTCCCCGGCCAGGGAGCGCCAGAGCAACCATGACACGGACAAGAGGCGGCGGGCGGCGAGCCCCTCCGATCCCAGGAAGCGGAAAGCCAGCGACCCGTCCAGGAGCCCCATGAAGAAGGAGGACCCGGCCCCCGGCTTGTCTCCGCCCGCCGGTCAGAGGCTGAGCCGGGCCTGGCAGGGGGTCCTGCTGCTCAAGAACAGCAGCTTCCCGACGTCTCTGCACCTCCTGCAGGGGGACATGGGGGTGGCCACCGGCCTGTTGGTGGACGGCTCCACGGGGGGGGACATGTCCCAGCTGAAGATCAGCCAGCGCCTGCGCCTGGACCAGCCCAAGCTGGACGACTTGACCCGCCGCATCCGGACCGCCAGCTCCGGCGGCTTCTCCGTCCTCCTGGCCGTGCCCGGGAGGCTGGAGGAGGCCGGCAGCCCCACGGAGAGGCCGCTGAAGAACCTGGTCTCCTACCTGAAGCAGAAGGAGGCCGCCGGCATCGTCAGCCTCCCCGTGGGGGGCGGCCGGGACAAGGAGCACGGGGGGGTCCTGCACGCCTTCCCCCCCTGCGAGTTCTCCCGGCAGTTCGTGGATGATTCTGCCAAAGCTTTTGCCAAAAATGAGGAAGACTACCTGGTGATGGTCATACTTAAAGGAGCCTCATAA